One window of the Herbiconiux sp. L3-i23 genome contains the following:
- a CDS encoding HAD family phosphatase — protein sequence MNAALPSAVLWDMDGTLIDSEPYWFDSQSELVARYGGTWTPEDALDLVGAGLWYSGEVLRAKGVPWEIDRIVDHMTDEVMDRIRQEVPWRPGARELLRSLHDAGVPTALVTMSIRRMAELVADAIPEAIGIDGPAFEVIVSGSDVELPKPHPEAYLLAAERLGVPIEDCVVIEDSATGLAAAVASGATAIAVPHIVEIPDTDRHTTWPTLDGRGIDDITELLATRGTRIEEDA from the coding sequence CAGCGAGCCGTACTGGTTCGACTCGCAGAGCGAGCTCGTCGCCCGCTACGGCGGCACCTGGACTCCCGAGGACGCGCTCGACCTCGTCGGGGCCGGTCTCTGGTACAGCGGCGAGGTGCTGCGCGCCAAGGGTGTGCCGTGGGAGATCGACCGCATCGTCGACCACATGACCGACGAGGTGATGGACCGCATCCGTCAGGAGGTCCCGTGGCGCCCGGGCGCGCGGGAACTGCTGCGCTCGCTGCACGACGCCGGCGTGCCGACCGCGCTCGTCACCATGTCGATCCGACGGATGGCCGAACTGGTCGCCGACGCCATCCCCGAGGCGATCGGCATCGACGGTCCCGCCTTCGAAGTGATCGTGTCGGGCAGCGACGTCGAGCTCCCGAAGCCGCATCCCGAGGCGTATCTGCTCGCCGCCGAGCGGCTGGGCGTCCCGATCGAGGACTGCGTCGTCATCGAGGACTCGGCAACGGGCCTCGCTGCGGCTGTCGCCTCGGGCGCGACGGCGATCGCCGTGCCGCACATCGTCGAGATCCCCGACACCGACCGACACACGACATGGCCGACGCTCGACGGACGCGGCATCGACGACATCACCGAGCTGCTCGCGACCCGCGGCACTCGGATCGAGGAGGACGCGTGA